From a single Anomaloglossus baeobatrachus isolate aAnoBae1 chromosome 4, aAnoBae1.hap1, whole genome shotgun sequence genomic region:
- the GTF2F1 gene encoding general transcription factor IIF subunit 1 isoform X1: MYSSRLPPAMASLGGSSQSVTEYVVRVPRNPSKRYNLMGFNAADKVDFSTWNQARMERDLSAKKMYQEEEMPDSGAGSEYNRKQKEEARRRKYGIILKEFKIEDQPWLLRVNGKAGRKFKGVKKGGVTENASYFIFTQCPDGAFEAFPVSNWYNFTPLAKHRTLTAEEAELEWDRRNKILNHFSIMQQRRLKDLDDDDEEGGIKVDKLGKSKKKKKKSDLKIHDLEDDLELSTSESEESGEDGERRPKAPKKTAASKKKKKSRSDDEAIEDSDDGDYEGQEVDYMSDESSSEDDVPGKPAPVKEDEHPKGIDEGSESSEESEEEKVEEEEEEEKKAPTPQERKKKRDSSDESETSEDSDIDGEASSALFMQKKKTPPKKDKKGGSNNSSRANSRPGTPSPDAGNTSNTLRAAASKLEQGKRGAANHTPAAKRLKMDSGPQNTSGKSTPQPQSGKSTPSSGDIQLTEEAVRRYLTRKPMTTKDLLKKFQTKKTGLSSEQTVNVLAQILKRLNPDRKTIHEKMHFYLKE; this comes from the exons AT GTATTCCTCTCGCCTTCCTCCGGCCATGGCGTCTCTC GGGGGCAGCAGTCAGTCCGTCACTGAATATGTCGTACGTGTTCCCAG gaatcccagTAAAAGATATAATCTAATGGGGTTTAATGCAGCCGATAAAGTGGATTTCTCTACATGGAACCAG GCTCGTATGGAGCGTGATCTGAGCGCCAAGAAGATGTATCAGGAAGAGGAGATGCCGGACTCTGGCGCTGGGAGCGAGTATAATCGTAAGCAGAAAGAGGAGGCGCGGCGGAGGAAGTACGGCATCATCCTGAAGGAGTTCAAGATAGAAGACCAGCCCTGGCTGCTAAGGGTTAATGGCAAAGCCGGGCGCAA GTTTAAAGGGGTGAAGAAAGGCGGAGTGACGGAGAATGCCTCCTACTTCATCTTCACCCAGTGTCCAGACGGAGCATTCGAAGCGTTTCCAGTTTCCAACTGGTACAACTTCACTCCACTGGCCAAGCATCGCACCCTGACCGCCGAGGAGGCCGAGCTAGAGTGGGACAG ACGGAACAAAATCCTGAACCACTTCAGCATCATGCAGCAGCGTCGGCTGAAGGACCTGGACGACGACGATGAGGAAGGCGGCATCAAAGTGGACAAGTTGGGAAAgagtaagaaaaaaaagaaaaaaagcgatCTGAAGATTCACGACCTCGAGGACGACCTGGAGCTGAGTACCAGCGAGAGCGAGGAGAGTGGAGAAGACG GCGAGCGACGTCCTAAAGCACCAAAGAAAACCGCTGCGAGCAAAAAGAAGAAGAAATCTCGCTCCGACGATGAGGCCATAGAGGACAGCGACGACGGAGACTACGAGGGGCAGGAGGTGGATTATATGTCTGATGAGAGCAG CTCAGAAGATGACGTTCCTGGGAAACCTGCACCCGTGAAGGAAGACGAGCATCCGAAAG GCATTGATGAAGGAAGTGAGAGCAGCGAGGAGAGCGAAGAGGAGAAggtggaagaggaggaagaagaggagaagaaggcaCCCACACCCCAGGAGCGGAAGAAGAAGAGAG ACAGCAGTGACGAGTCGGAGACGTCGGAGGACAGTGATATAGACGGAGAGGCTTCCTCTGCTCTTTTCATGCAG AAAAAGAAGACTCCTCCGAAGAAGGATAAGAAAGGCGGCTCCAACAACAGCTCCCGCGCCAACAGCCGGCCTGGCACCCCTTCTCCTGATGCCGGGAACACGTCGAACACACTTAGGGCTGCAGCCAGTAAACTGGAGCAAG GTAAACGTGGCGCTGCCAATCATACTCCAGCAGCAAAGCGTCTGAAGATGGATTCTGGACCTCAGAATACGTCAGGAAAATCAACCCCACAGCCCCAATCTGGAAAGTCTACACCCAGCAGTGG AGACATTCAGTTGACGGAAGAAGCGGTTAGAAGGTATCTGACCCGTAAACCCATGACGACCAAGGACTTACTGAAAAAATTCCAAACCAAGAAGACCGGTCTGAGCAGCGAGCAGACTGTAAACGTGCTCGCCCAGATCCTGAAGAGACTCAACCCCGACCGCAAGACCATACATGAGAAAATGCACTTCTACCTGAAGGAATGA
- the GTF2F1 gene encoding general transcription factor IIF subunit 1 isoform X2, with the protein MASLGGSSQSVTEYVVRVPRNPSKRYNLMGFNAADKVDFSTWNQARMERDLSAKKMYQEEEMPDSGAGSEYNRKQKEEARRRKYGIILKEFKIEDQPWLLRVNGKAGRKFKGVKKGGVTENASYFIFTQCPDGAFEAFPVSNWYNFTPLAKHRTLTAEEAELEWDRRNKILNHFSIMQQRRLKDLDDDDEEGGIKVDKLGKSKKKKKKSDLKIHDLEDDLELSTSESEESGEDGERRPKAPKKTAASKKKKKSRSDDEAIEDSDDGDYEGQEVDYMSDESSSEDDVPGKPAPVKEDEHPKGIDEGSESSEESEEEKVEEEEEEEKKAPTPQERKKKRDSSDESETSEDSDIDGEASSALFMQKKKTPPKKDKKGGSNNSSRANSRPGTPSPDAGNTSNTLRAAASKLEQGKRGAANHTPAAKRLKMDSGPQNTSGKSTPQPQSGKSTPSSGDIQLTEEAVRRYLTRKPMTTKDLLKKFQTKKTGLSSEQTVNVLAQILKRLNPDRKTIHEKMHFYLKE; encoded by the exons ATGGCGTCTCTC GGGGGCAGCAGTCAGTCCGTCACTGAATATGTCGTACGTGTTCCCAG gaatcccagTAAAAGATATAATCTAATGGGGTTTAATGCAGCCGATAAAGTGGATTTCTCTACATGGAACCAG GCTCGTATGGAGCGTGATCTGAGCGCCAAGAAGATGTATCAGGAAGAGGAGATGCCGGACTCTGGCGCTGGGAGCGAGTATAATCGTAAGCAGAAAGAGGAGGCGCGGCGGAGGAAGTACGGCATCATCCTGAAGGAGTTCAAGATAGAAGACCAGCCCTGGCTGCTAAGGGTTAATGGCAAAGCCGGGCGCAA GTTTAAAGGGGTGAAGAAAGGCGGAGTGACGGAGAATGCCTCCTACTTCATCTTCACCCAGTGTCCAGACGGAGCATTCGAAGCGTTTCCAGTTTCCAACTGGTACAACTTCACTCCACTGGCCAAGCATCGCACCCTGACCGCCGAGGAGGCCGAGCTAGAGTGGGACAG ACGGAACAAAATCCTGAACCACTTCAGCATCATGCAGCAGCGTCGGCTGAAGGACCTGGACGACGACGATGAGGAAGGCGGCATCAAAGTGGACAAGTTGGGAAAgagtaagaaaaaaaagaaaaaaagcgatCTGAAGATTCACGACCTCGAGGACGACCTGGAGCTGAGTACCAGCGAGAGCGAGGAGAGTGGAGAAGACG GCGAGCGACGTCCTAAAGCACCAAAGAAAACCGCTGCGAGCAAAAAGAAGAAGAAATCTCGCTCCGACGATGAGGCCATAGAGGACAGCGACGACGGAGACTACGAGGGGCAGGAGGTGGATTATATGTCTGATGAGAGCAG CTCAGAAGATGACGTTCCTGGGAAACCTGCACCCGTGAAGGAAGACGAGCATCCGAAAG GCATTGATGAAGGAAGTGAGAGCAGCGAGGAGAGCGAAGAGGAGAAggtggaagaggaggaagaagaggagaagaaggcaCCCACACCCCAGGAGCGGAAGAAGAAGAGAG ACAGCAGTGACGAGTCGGAGACGTCGGAGGACAGTGATATAGACGGAGAGGCTTCCTCTGCTCTTTTCATGCAG AAAAAGAAGACTCCTCCGAAGAAGGATAAGAAAGGCGGCTCCAACAACAGCTCCCGCGCCAACAGCCGGCCTGGCACCCCTTCTCCTGATGCCGGGAACACGTCGAACACACTTAGGGCTGCAGCCAGTAAACTGGAGCAAG GTAAACGTGGCGCTGCCAATCATACTCCAGCAGCAAAGCGTCTGAAGATGGATTCTGGACCTCAGAATACGTCAGGAAAATCAACCCCACAGCCCCAATCTGGAAAGTCTACACCCAGCAGTGG AGACATTCAGTTGACGGAAGAAGCGGTTAGAAGGTATCTGACCCGTAAACCCATGACGACCAAGGACTTACTGAAAAAATTCCAAACCAAGAAGACCGGTCTGAGCAGCGAGCAGACTGTAAACGTGCTCGCCCAGATCCTGAAGAGACTCAACCCCGACCGCAAGACCATACATGAGAAAATGCACTTCTACCTGAAGGAATGA